From the genome of Algiphilus sp.:
TCGATCAGTTGCGCGCCGGTCTGGATCCGGAGCGCTCGGTCGCGGACAACATCGGCGAGGGGCGTGACTTCGTCGAGCTGGCCGGGGGGCGCAAGCACGTCATCGGCTATCTGCAGGATTTCCTGTTCACTCCCGATCGCGCGCGCAGTCCCGTCAAGTCGCTCTCCGGCGGCGAGACCAGCCGCGTGCTGCTCGCTCAGCTCTTCGCCAGACCCTCCAACATGCTGGTGCTGGACGAGCCCACCAACGATCTCGATGTCGAGACGCTGGACCTGCTCGAGGAACGGCTCATCGAGTACCAGGGCACCGTGCTGGTGGTCAGCCACGATCGTGCCTTCATCGACAACGTTGCCACGCGCAGCTTCGTCTTCACGGGAGGTGGCCGCGTCGAGGACGTGGTCGGTGGTTACAGCGACTGGCAGCGCCAGTGCGCGCGCACCGCGCCGGCATCGGCCCGGGCGTCGAAGAAGGCGGCATCGGCGCCGCGCAAGCCCGAACAGGATCGCGAAGTCCGCAGGCTGACGCGGCGGATCGAAGCACTCGAGGCCGAACAGGCCGAACTCGGACTGCTGCTGGCCGACGGCGCCCTCTACCGCGACGATCCCGAGCGCGCGGCGACCACGCAGCAGCGGCTCGGCGCCATCGCGGAGGAGCTGGAAGCGGCCTACGCGCGCTGGGAAGCGCTCGAAGGGTAGCGGCGCGCCATCGCAACGCCCCGATGAGCGCCCGCGACGGCGGGCAGGGGGCAGCGGTGTCGATGGCGGATGCGCGCCGGGACCGGGACCCCGGAGCCGACCCGCTTCCCCGAAGGACGGGGAAGCGGGTCGGCCATCATCGTCAGGTCTGCGTGGGTGCGGTACCGGCCTTCTGTTCGCGCAGCTCGTTGCGCAAGCCGAGCGCGACCGAGAAGGTCAGGATGAGCAGCACGATGGCGAAGGGCAGGCCGGTGGTGATGGCCGCCGCCTGCAGCGAGGCGAGGCCGCCGCCGACCAGCAGCGCGATCGCCACCAGACCCTCGAAGGTGCACCAGAACACGCGCTGCGCGACCGGGGCGTCGAGCTTGCCGCCGGCGGTGATGGTGTCGATGACCAGCGAGCCCGAGTCCGAGGACGTCACGAAGAACACGATCACCAGCACGATGCCGATGAAGCTGGTCACCGCGGTCAGCGGCAACGCTTCCAGCATCGCGAACAGCGACAGCTCCGGGGTGTAGTCGCTCACTGTCTTGGCCACGCCCTCGTAGCCGGTGTTCAGGTACTGGCGCACGGCGGTGCCGCCGAAGGCGGTCATCCACAGGATCGACACCACGGTCGGCACCAGCAGCACGCAGGTCACGAACTCGCGCACCGTGCGGCCGCGCGACACGCGCGCGATGAACATGCCGACGAAGGGCGACCACGAGATCCACCAGGCCCAGTAGAACGTGGTCCAGCCGTGCATGAAGTCGGTGTCCTCGCGTCCGATCGGATTGCTCAGCGGCACGATCTCGCGGGCGTAGGCCGCGGCCGCGCCGAAGAAGCCGGTGAACACCTCCAGTGCGCCGCCGACGGCGATCACGAAGATCAGCAGCACCAGCGCCAGCACCATGTTGATCTCGCTGAGGCGCTTGACGCCGCCATCGAGACCGCGCATGACCGAGATCAGCGCCACCGTGGTGATGCCGATGATCAGGACGACCTGCGTGAGCACGCCCTCGGGCGTGTCGAACAGGTAGTTCAGACCGGCGCCCGCCTGCTGTGCGCCGAGCCCCAGCGAGGTGGCCAGCCCGAACAGGGTGGCGAAGACGGCGAGGATGTCGATGAGGTCCCCCGGCCAGCCCCAGACCCGGTTGCCGAGCAGCGGGTAGAAGGCCGAGCGGATGGTCAGCGGCAGGCCGCGGTTGAAGGTGAAGAAGGCCAGCGCCAGCGCCACCACCGCGTAGATCGCCCACGGGTGAAGCCCCCAGTGGAAGATGGTGCCGGCCATGCCGGCGGCCACCGCGCGCTGGGTATCGGCCGGGTCGACGCCCAGCGGCGGGTTCTGGAAGTGGTACATCGGCTCCAGGACGCCGAAGAACATCAGGCCGATGCCCATGCCGGCCGCGAACAGCATCGCGAACCATCCCCCGTATCCGTAGTCGGGGACCGCATCGGGTCCGCCCAGCCGGATCCTGCCCCAGGGCGATACCAGCAGGAACAGGCAGAAGAGCACGAAGATGTTGCCCGCCCCCATGAACACCCAGTCGAACGTGGACGTGATCCACGGCCGGAGGTCGCCGAGCATGTGCTCCGCGTGCGTGCTGAACAGCATCGCGTAGATCACGAACAGCACGATAATGCCGCCGGAAACCGCGAATACCGGATTGTGGATATCCAGACCGAAGATCTGGATGTTGTCCTGCCCGATCTCGTAGTCGACATCGGGATTGTCCGGCACCTTCTCTGCCACGTCTTCGCTCATCGTTCTCTCCTCGTTGTTCCGTCAGCCGGCCACCATCGGCGAATCGAGCCGGCTGGACTCAAGCTCCCATGGATCCCTCGCGGCCCCGTCTCCCCCGGGCC
Proteins encoded in this window:
- a CDS encoding BCCT family transporter: MSEDVAEKVPDNPDVDYEIGQDNIQIFGLDIHNPVFAVSGGIIVLFVIYAMLFSTHAEHMLGDLRPWITSTFDWVFMGAGNIFVLFCLFLLVSPWGRIRLGGPDAVPDYGYGGWFAMLFAAGMGIGLMFFGVLEPMYHFQNPPLGVDPADTQRAVAAGMAGTIFHWGLHPWAIYAVVALALAFFTFNRGLPLTIRSAFYPLLGNRVWGWPGDLIDILAVFATLFGLATSLGLGAQQAGAGLNYLFDTPEGVLTQVVLIIGITTVALISVMRGLDGGVKRLSEINMVLALVLLIFVIAVGGALEVFTGFFGAAAAYAREIVPLSNPIGREDTDFMHGWTTFYWAWWISWSPFVGMFIARVSRGRTVREFVTCVLLVPTVVSILWMTAFGGTAVRQYLNTGYEGVAKTVSDYTPELSLFAMLEALPLTAVTSFIGIVLVIVFFVTSSDSGSLVIDTITAGGKLDAPVAQRVFWCTFEGLVAIALLVGGGLASLQAAAITTGLPFAIVLLILTFSVALGLRNELREQKAGTAPTQT